One Spirochaetaceae bacterium DNA segment encodes these proteins:
- a CDS encoding SWIM zinc finger family protein, whose product MSGRSKTWWGEEFLNALESCMDAGRLSRGRSYAAPRRRTEFSIRQGKVEATMVGNVNPHFGVYKTPYYTVKVELEKVGAARWKAILGRLGSNADWVTHLILGEVPPTIEKAFAGSRVKLLPRTGREIRSSCSCPDWANPCKHVAGVYFHVAALLDRDPLLLFELRGMDRLQLRKAVSQSEFGAALLGADGAGDPDPAAAAREPRIPAVAAGGSDAPASDLRAFWRGRPLPREVTAEGQAPPVSALLLRREGDYPEFWHRNTSFIEAMAAVYERVAKGIPPKSAEALPDLT is encoded by the coding sequence TTGTCAGGGCGGAGCAAGACCTGGTGGGGCGAGGAGTTCCTGAACGCCCTGGAGAGTTGCATGGACGCCGGCCGGCTGTCGCGAGGGAGGAGCTACGCCGCGCCGCGCAGACGGACGGAGTTCTCGATCCGGCAGGGCAAGGTCGAAGCCACGATGGTCGGCAACGTCAATCCCCACTTCGGCGTCTACAAGACCCCTTACTACACCGTGAAGGTCGAGCTCGAAAAGGTCGGCGCCGCCCGCTGGAAAGCGATCCTGGGGCGATTGGGCTCCAATGCGGACTGGGTAACGCATCTGATTCTGGGGGAGGTGCCGCCCACCATCGAGAAGGCGTTCGCCGGCTCGAGGGTCAAGCTGCTGCCGCGTACAGGCCGGGAGATTCGCTCGTCCTGCTCCTGCCCCGACTGGGCGAATCCGTGCAAGCACGTGGCGGGTGTGTACTTCCACGTCGCGGCGCTGCTCGACCGCGATCCTCTGCTGCTGTTCGAGCTGCGCGGCATGGATCGCCTGCAGCTCCGGAAGGCCGTCTCACAGTCCGAATTCGGCGCGGCGTTGCTCGGCGCTGACGGCGCTGGAGATCCCGATCCTGCCGCCGCGGCGCGGGAGCCTCGCATCCCCGCGGTGGCGGCAGGCGGCAGCGATGCCCCCGCCTCCGACCTGCGGGCGTTCTGGCGCGGGAGGCCGCTGCCGCGAGAGGTGACGGCGGAGGGGCAGGCCCCGCCGGTCTCCGCCCTGCTGCTGCGCCGGGAGGGCGACTACCCGGAGTTCTGGCATCGCAACACCTCGTTCATCGAGGCGATGGCGGCCGTGTACGAGCGCGTCGCAAAGGGGATCCCGCCGAAATCCGCCGAGGCTCTTCCCGACCTGACCTGA
- a CDS encoding DEAD/DEAH box helicase: MRATAQRAAPAVAKDASPSRSGTGPGATPRAACVLHGGWVPGEAGGRFLVWAETARRTLRRRAGDHPFQLRREQLADALAEAWPSLFEAAGDASKRGSAWAVLPGDGERPAPSLELQAELDEEIAAVTGWETWRVDVVEIADPLAMLRALDQRTQVTPRTGVAQGIRIGDDLRFWSRLEASFERAVRHHEYLPAIHVAKSEAPPAPRARGNRRRKVRRTAVRFEAGWEFSATAEESIVVPFARAMPGACRALWAAKPPKSGEGPELHEPRDLLRHFLAVQLYRLVGGTRFPQSVLKSVQGSFLVQALPPAEPAHSVARNHEAPIGEHTWVQWRRWRDRMRRSALAADERVCFRLADAKGGSPDTWRLEWLLSSRRDPSLLVPLADYWGCGNSERPAARNVREVLLQLGQAARIYAKLWEGMDSEAPAEVVLDRAEALEFLRRQAPILQGAGFRVIVPAWWTATGQRRLRLRLASRSSGGAATANGAAAAGSESPALLGFDTLLAFDAQVVLDGEPITASEWRAIVAAKEGLVRLRGQWMELRGDEVSRLEEYWAADAGSQTMTVADLLRAEAGSDALEVVCEGEVGRMLGVLRGTGSLEMLDQPAGFAGELRGYQVRGFSWLAYLERLGFGACLADDMGLGKTIQVLAAVLQDKARNPDAGPTLLIAPTSVVGNWQRETRRFAPALTTCLHHGPQRVRTGEAFEEAIRGIDIVVASFGVARLDASVLQKVRWWRLVVDESQNVKNPTAAVTKAIRGIPARRRIALTGTPVENRLMDLWSLFSVLNPGFLGTMAEFRKNVERPIMRDRSRAATERLRSLVRPFILRRMKSDRAIIKDLPDKVEQNSYCNLTPEQATLYEAVVRDLEAKLRDTEESGRQGLLLSTLLRLKQICNHPAQFLQDASEFTETRSHKLARVCEMLDEIEAERESVLVFTQFTEIGKSLEALFRRRYGGAVYYLHGGTPRARREHMVEEFQDPDTEPAIFVLSLRAGGTGITLTRANHVIHFDRWWNPAVENQATDRAYRIGQRNSVFVHKMVTMGTLEERIDALIESKKKLAEDIVGGDESWLANLDNDAFRRLIALDRGDAVVG; the protein is encoded by the coding sequence GTGAGGGCAACAGCACAACGCGCGGCGCCGGCCGTGGCCAAGGACGCGTCGCCGTCGCGGTCCGGGACCGGTCCCGGCGCCACGCCGCGGGCGGCGTGCGTCCTGCACGGCGGATGGGTGCCCGGCGAGGCTGGCGGCCGGTTCCTGGTGTGGGCCGAAACCGCGCGCCGCACGCTTCGGCGGCGCGCGGGCGACCATCCGTTTCAACTGCGCCGGGAGCAACTCGCGGACGCGCTCGCGGAGGCGTGGCCATCACTATTCGAAGCAGCCGGCGATGCGTCCAAGCGCGGTTCGGCCTGGGCCGTATTGCCCGGTGACGGCGAGCGGCCCGCGCCTTCGCTGGAGTTGCAGGCGGAGTTGGACGAGGAGATCGCCGCCGTAACCGGCTGGGAGACTTGGCGGGTGGACGTGGTTGAGATTGCCGACCCGCTCGCAATGCTTCGCGCGCTCGACCAGCGCACGCAAGTGACGCCGCGCACGGGTGTGGCGCAGGGTATCCGGATCGGGGACGACTTGCGCTTCTGGAGCCGCTTGGAGGCGAGCTTCGAGCGGGCCGTCCGCCACCACGAGTACCTGCCGGCGATCCACGTAGCGAAATCGGAGGCTCCGCCGGCGCCACGAGCGCGCGGCAACCGGCGCCGGAAGGTCCGCAGGACTGCCGTTCGGTTCGAAGCGGGCTGGGAGTTCTCTGCCACCGCGGAGGAGAGCATCGTGGTGCCATTCGCCCGCGCGATGCCGGGGGCGTGCCGGGCGCTGTGGGCGGCAAAGCCTCCCAAGAGCGGAGAGGGTCCCGAGTTGCACGAGCCGCGCGATCTCCTTCGTCACTTCCTGGCAGTGCAACTGTACCGGCTTGTTGGCGGCACGCGGTTTCCGCAGTCGGTGTTGAAGAGCGTGCAAGGGTCGTTTCTGGTGCAGGCGCTGCCGCCGGCTGAGCCTGCTCACTCGGTCGCACGGAATCACGAAGCTCCTATCGGTGAACACACCTGGGTGCAGTGGCGGCGCTGGCGCGACCGCATGCGGCGGTCGGCGCTCGCCGCGGACGAACGGGTCTGCTTCCGTCTGGCTGACGCGAAGGGCGGGTCGCCCGACACTTGGCGCCTCGAATGGCTCCTGTCATCGCGCCGCGATCCGTCATTGCTGGTTCCGCTCGCCGACTACTGGGGATGCGGGAATTCGGAGCGGCCGGCGGCGCGCAACGTGCGCGAGGTCCTGCTGCAACTGGGGCAGGCTGCGCGCATCTACGCCAAGCTCTGGGAAGGCATGGACAGCGAGGCTCCCGCGGAAGTGGTCCTGGACCGCGCCGAGGCGCTCGAATTCCTGCGCCGGCAGGCCCCGATTCTGCAAGGAGCGGGGTTCCGGGTGATCGTACCGGCGTGGTGGACCGCGACCGGCCAGCGGCGCCTGCGCCTGCGCCTGGCATCGCGGAGCTCGGGCGGCGCAGCCACTGCCAACGGCGCAGCCGCTGCCGGATCCGAGTCACCGGCGTTGCTGGGGTTCGACACGCTGCTGGCGTTCGATGCGCAGGTGGTCCTGGACGGCGAGCCGATCACCGCGAGCGAGTGGCGCGCCATCGTTGCGGCAAAAGAAGGCCTGGTCCGGCTGCGCGGGCAGTGGATGGAGTTGCGCGGCGACGAGGTGTCGCGTCTGGAAGAGTACTGGGCGGCCGATGCCGGTTCGCAGACCATGACTGTGGCCGACCTGTTGCGCGCCGAGGCTGGTTCCGACGCCCTCGAAGTGGTCTGCGAAGGCGAAGTCGGCCGCATGCTCGGCGTACTGCGCGGCACTGGCTCGCTGGAAATGCTCGACCAGCCCGCCGGGTTCGCCGGCGAGTTGCGCGGCTACCAGGTGCGCGGGTTTTCCTGGCTGGCGTACTTGGAGCGCCTCGGATTCGGAGCGTGCCTGGCCGACGACATGGGGTTGGGAAAGACCATCCAGGTGCTGGCGGCGGTGCTGCAGGACAAGGCGCGCAACCCCGATGCCGGGCCCACGCTACTGATCGCACCCACCTCGGTGGTCGGCAACTGGCAGCGCGAAACGAGACGTTTTGCACCGGCGCTCACCACCTGCCTCCACCACGGACCGCAGCGGGTCAGGACCGGGGAGGCGTTCGAGGAAGCGATCCGGGGCATCGACATTGTCGTTGCCTCGTTCGGAGTCGCCCGGCTGGACGCGTCGGTCCTGCAGAAGGTGCGCTGGTGGCGCCTGGTCGTGGACGAGTCCCAGAACGTCAAGAACCCGACGGCGGCGGTGACCAAGGCGATCCGCGGCATCCCGGCGCGACGGCGCATCGCCCTGACCGGCACTCCCGTCGAGAACCGGCTGATGGACCTGTGGTCGCTGTTCAGCGTGCTCAATCCCGGCTTCCTGGGCACCATGGCCGAGTTTCGCAAGAACGTGGAGCGGCCGATCATGCGCGACCGCAGCCGCGCGGCGACCGAGCGTCTGCGCAGCCTGGTGCGCCCGTTCATCCTGCGCCGCATGAAGAGCGACCGTGCGATCATCAAGGATCTGCCCGACAAGGTCGAACAGAACTCCTACTGCAATCTGACTCCCGAGCAAGCCACCCTGTATGAAGCGGTTGTCCGCGACCTGGAAGCGAAGCTCCGGGACACCGAGGAGAGCGGGCGCCAGGGGCTGCTGCTCTCCACGCTGCTGCGCCTGAAGCAGATCTGCAACCATCCGGCGCAGTTTCTCCAGGATGCCAGCGAGTTCACCGAGACGCGTTCGCACAAGCTCGCGCGCGTGTGCGAGATGCTCGACGAGATCGAGGCCGAGCGCGAGTCGGTGCTGGTATTCACCCAGTTCACGGAAATCGGCAAGTCGCTGGAAGCCCTGTTCCGCCGGCGCTACGGCGGCGCGGTCTATTACCTGCATGGCGGCACGCCGCGGGCGCGGCGCGAGCACATGGTGGAGGAGTTCCAGGATCCCGATACCGAGCCGGCGATCTTCGTGCTGTCGTTGCGTGCCGGCGGCACCGGCATCACGCTGACGCGGGCGAATCACGTCATTCACTTCGATCGCTGGTGGAATCCGGCCGTCGAGAACCAGGCCACGGACCGCGCCTACCGCATAGGGCAGCGCAACAGCGTGTTCGTCCACAAGATGGTGACCATGGGCACGCTCGAGGAGCGGATCGACGCGTTGATCGAGTCCAAGAAGAAGCTGGCGGAGGATATCGTGGGCGGCGACGAGTCGTGGCTGGCGAATCTGGACAACGACGCATTTCGCCGGTTGATCGCGCTGGACCGCGGCGACGCGGTCGTAGGCTGA
- a CDS encoding type II toxin-antitoxin system VapC family toxin, translating into MGFVLDTSALIELERAIESGHPEKLPWDDEIVLPAVVWAEALIGVRMANSTVRASRRRAQLEAIRLQTGIEPFTATTAEHYADIYAELSAQGALIPQNDIAVAAVARGLQFGILVGPEDEAHFRRVEDVPIKVITRPQQR; encoded by the coding sequence ATGGGATTCGTCCTCGACACCTCGGCGCTGATCGAGCTGGAGCGCGCCATCGAGAGCGGGCACCCCGAGAAGTTGCCGTGGGACGACGAGATTGTGCTCCCGGCCGTAGTCTGGGCCGAGGCATTGATCGGCGTACGGATGGCCAACTCGACGGTGCGCGCTTCCCGCCGCCGTGCGCAGCTCGAGGCGATTCGATTGCAGACCGGGATAGAGCCGTTCACGGCGACGACGGCCGAACATTATGCAGACATCTACGCCGAGCTGTCGGCGCAGGGAGCGCTGATCCCGCAGAACGACATCGCGGTAGCTGCCGTCGCCCGCGGGTTGCAGTTCGGGATACTGGTGGGACCAGAGGACGAAGCCCACTTCCGGCGGGTCGAGGACGTCCCGATCAAGGTAATCACCCGACCGCAGCAACGGTGA
- a CDS encoding thiamine pyrophosphate-binding protein, which translates to MSRLTSAGSTRPFTGTPSQVVVEQLAALGVRYVFNNTGSHEAAFFDALYGHAGVHGILGLHEGVVTSMAGGYAQVGPRPAVMLAHLDAGLGQSLGQLLNVWNAKLPLVTLTYAADTGSAVDKRGWGHHIDHSFGPTYLSAPYVKASWAVIDPAGLAHAVYRAVLTAMTPPVGPVHLAIYEDAIGMQPIEAAIIEGPLPELRAGYPSDAEVEAVMRALAEAQRPLLYVGDGIWKSGAAHLLNAFAERVGARVADGDQFNRAVQPNHPLHCTDLAAFDPDFVLAVGVRQHSFSRAPEAYRKFPHARVVAVGPDVENLTNMEGLSAAVVADEARTLERLSTWLDASASAGSAASGSGSAFAARREQALQAAAEERARRHATRPAAPAPDGTVRAWVLADEIHKAAEAAGGANITMENFALWAWMGGIQPPGRSEYIPQAGGSEGYGMGAALGVKLAAPDVPVIGVVGDGSVFYADTAFWTAAHHRVPVLYVVPNNGGYGVVAGSFVRVASEGAMGAAGEWPGVVLDGIDLVGVARAYGVDGRDVRSEAELPDALRAGLEVVQGERRPYLLNVHIPSVLPDGGRQAAPFHLA; encoded by the coding sequence ATGAGTCGTTTGACCTCGGCAGGTTCCACCCGGCCGTTTACCGGGACGCCGTCGCAGGTGGTGGTGGAGCAGCTCGCCGCCCTCGGCGTGCGCTACGTATTCAACAACACCGGCTCGCATGAGGCGGCGTTCTTCGACGCGTTGTACGGCCACGCCGGCGTGCACGGCATCCTGGGGCTGCACGAGGGCGTGGTGACGTCGATGGCCGGCGGGTACGCCCAGGTGGGGCCGCGGCCGGCGGTGATGCTCGCGCACCTGGATGCCGGCCTCGGCCAGTCGCTGGGTCAGCTCCTGAACGTGTGGAATGCCAAGCTGCCGCTGGTAACCCTGACCTACGCGGCCGACACCGGCAGCGCGGTGGACAAGCGCGGCTGGGGGCACCACATCGACCACAGCTTCGGCCCCACCTACCTGTCGGCGCCTTACGTGAAGGCGAGCTGGGCGGTGATCGACCCGGCCGGGCTGGCCCACGCCGTGTACCGCGCGGTGCTCACCGCCATGACGCCGCCGGTCGGCCCGGTGCACCTGGCGATCTACGAGGACGCCATCGGCATGCAGCCGATCGAAGCCGCCATCATCGAGGGGCCGCTGCCGGAACTGCGCGCCGGCTACCCGAGCGACGCCGAGGTGGAGGCGGTGATGCGGGCGCTGGCCGAGGCGCAGCGCCCGCTGCTGTACGTGGGCGACGGCATCTGGAAGAGCGGCGCCGCGCACCTGCTGAACGCGTTCGCCGAACGGGTCGGCGCGCGGGTGGCCGACGGCGACCAGTTCAACCGCGCGGTGCAGCCCAACCATCCGCTGCACTGCACGGACCTGGCGGCGTTCGATCCCGACTTCGTGCTGGCGGTCGGGGTGCGCCAGCACAGCTTCTCGCGCGCGCCGGAGGCCTACCGCAAGTTTCCCCACGCGCGGGTGGTGGCGGTGGGCCCCGACGTCGAGAACCTCACCAACATGGAAGGGCTGAGCGCGGCGGTGGTGGCCGACGAGGCGCGCACGCTCGAACGCCTGTCGACGTGGCTGGATGCGTCAGCGAGCGCGGGGAGCGCAGCGTCCGGCAGCGGCAGCGCGTTCGCCGCGCGGCGCGAGCAGGCCCTGCAGGCGGCGGCCGAGGAACGCGCACGGCGGCATGCCACGCGCCCGGCGGCGCCGGCGCCGGACGGCACCGTGCGCGCGTGGGTGCTGGCGGACGAGATCCACAAGGCGGCGGAGGCCGCGGGCGGCGCCAACATCACCATGGAGAACTTTGCCCTGTGGGCGTGGATGGGCGGCATTCAGCCGCCGGGCCGTTCGGAATACATCCCGCAGGCGGGCGGCTCCGAGGGCTACGGCATGGGCGCCGCGCTCGGCGTCAAGCTGGCGGCGCCGGACGTGCCGGTGATCGGCGTGGTCGGCGACGGCTCGGTGTTCTATGCGGACACCGCATTCTGGACCGCGGCCCATCACCGGGTGCCGGTGCTGTACGTGGTGCCCAACAACGGCGGCTACGGGGTCGTCGCCGGCAGCTTTGTCCGGGTCGCTTCCGAAGGCGCGATGGGAGCGGCCGGCGAGTGGCCGGGGGTGGTGCTGGACGGCATCGACCTGGTCGGCGTCGCCCGGGCGTACGGGGTGGATGGCCGTGACGTCCGCTCCGAAGCGGAGTTGCCGGACGCGCTGCGGGCGGGCCTGGAGGTGGTCCAGGGAGAGCGGCGGCCCTACCTGCTGAACGTCCACATCCCGTCGGTGCTGCCGGACGGCGGCCGCCAGGCAGCTCCCTTTCACCTCGCGTAG
- a CDS encoding Ldh family oxidoreductase: MPTFTPDTLTTHAQRLLAASGLPEDEARHIAGSLVLSNLMGHDSHGVTRLPQYLARGGFVAGVTIEVVREAPASAVVDGKWGYGQTVATQAMALAIDKARQASVGVVEVFNCGHIGRLGEYVETAAAQDMIGFVTCNNHGGGLLQVPFGGAQPRMSPNPIALGVPTGGELPIVIDMTSSVVAEGKIKMKLNLGEPMPDGWALGADGRPITDPEQFYGPPRGAILPFGGDSAHKGFALSILVEVLSGALGGAGYSRDGQMRWGNGVFMMAIDIAAFIAPEEFKRDTEAFVAWLKSSSLMDGFDEVLLPGEPETRTRRQREADGVYVDEPTWQQMNEAAAKLGIELG, from the coding sequence ATGCCGACATTTACCCCGGATACACTGACTACCCACGCACAGCGCCTGCTGGCAGCGTCGGGTTTGCCCGAAGATGAAGCCCGCCACATCGCCGGCTCGCTGGTGCTCTCCAACCTGATGGGCCACGACTCGCACGGCGTCACGCGCCTGCCGCAGTACCTGGCGCGGGGCGGCTTCGTGGCGGGGGTCACCATCGAGGTAGTGCGCGAAGCCCCCGCCTCCGCCGTGGTCGACGGCAAGTGGGGCTACGGCCAGACGGTCGCCACCCAGGCCATGGCGCTGGCCATCGACAAGGCGAGGCAGGCATCGGTGGGGGTGGTCGAAGTGTTCAACTGCGGCCACATCGGCCGCCTCGGCGAGTACGTGGAGACGGCCGCGGCCCAGGACATGATCGGCTTCGTGACGTGCAACAACCACGGCGGCGGGCTGCTGCAGGTGCCGTTCGGCGGCGCCCAGCCGCGCATGTCGCCCAACCCGATCGCGCTCGGCGTGCCGACCGGCGGCGAGCTGCCGATCGTCATCGACATGACCTCCAGCGTGGTGGCGGAGGGCAAGATCAAGATGAAGCTCAACCTCGGCGAGCCGATGCCGGACGGCTGGGCGCTGGGCGCGGACGGACGCCCGATCACCGACCCCGAGCAGTTCTACGGCCCGCCGCGCGGCGCGATCCTGCCGTTCGGCGGCGACAGCGCGCACAAGGGCTTCGCACTGTCGATCCTGGTCGAAGTGCTGTCGGGTGCCCTCGGCGGGGCCGGCTACAGCCGCGACGGCCAGATGCGCTGGGGCAACGGCGTGTTCATGATGGCGATCGACATCGCGGCGTTCATCGCCCCCGAAGAGTTCAAGCGCGATACGGAGGCGTTCGTAGCCTGGCTGAAGAGTTCCTCCCTGATGGACGGATTTGACGAGGTCCTGCTGCCGGGCGAGCCCGAGACGCGCACCCGCCGGCAACGGGAAGCCGACGGCGTATACGTGGACGAACCCACCTGGCAGCAGATGAACGAGGCCGCCGCCAAGCTCGGCATCGAACTCGGGTAA
- a CDS encoding ADP-ribosylglycohydrolase family protein gives MPAEPAGIAEATYAGVLGKLIGVYLGRPVEGWAYEAIRERFGEVDRYVHEPLGQPLVVADDDLSGSFGFFRAVTDGEARRDPTAAEFGDTWLNTIIEDKTILWWGGFGRSTEHTAYLRLKAGYRAPQSGSSTLNGEMLATQIGAQIFTDPLALTSPGDPERASALIRKAASVSHDGVALDCAAYLGALQALAFEHRPLAELMAAAEPFVHGDQLRRLLDDVCGICSREADWRKVRAGLDPRHGYGVYNGPCPILTNHAMVLAALLLGGDDFRRAVMIAASAGYDTDCNAGSVGCLNGVRLGLAAIPADLREPAADRLLVVTAEGGRCVSDAVLETRRILHAGAVFRDRPGPPNLSGSAYGAESARGAGSAQGAGSAHGADAADDAGFAPVRRPRFGLELPGARQGFAPCPHAPAGAAPVRVAGSDQPGIELHYRDLTAGSRASVSTPVFLDFDQVADNFSTHASPTLYATQEVTVRLQVPATAAAPAPAVAAYVLYYDAADGVQRLRSPAHRLRPGANTLRWEIPDNGGMPLFRVGLELRAPRAAAAPLAGSVRLLSVDWDGAPRDFRQRGMLMSSIWNLRPRWLRAWVSAAREFAPDFELTYCVSHSADNGLVTLGTRDWRDYAVETRLRFSLHRSAGVVLRTRGLRRYYAAVFSGGRRLAIVARQDEATHVLAGADVPYQMERLYALRFAAHGDRLSLAVDGIPLLEASDHRYRSGGAGFVIDAGTMLADGFRVRRESAAPAAR, from the coding sequence ATGCCGGCTGAGCCGGCAGGCATCGCCGAGGCAACCTACGCCGGCGTACTCGGCAAGCTGATCGGCGTGTACCTGGGCCGGCCGGTGGAGGGCTGGGCGTACGAGGCGATCCGGGAGCGGTTCGGCGAAGTGGACCGCTACGTGCATGAGCCGCTCGGCCAGCCGCTGGTCGTGGCCGACGACGACCTGTCCGGCAGTTTCGGGTTTTTCCGCGCCGTCACCGACGGCGAGGCGAGGCGCGACCCTACGGCGGCCGAATTCGGTGATACCTGGCTCAACACCATCATCGAGGACAAGACGATCCTGTGGTGGGGCGGTTTCGGCCGTTCCACCGAGCATACCGCCTACCTGCGCCTGAAGGCGGGCTACCGGGCGCCGCAGAGCGGCAGCAGCACGCTCAACGGGGAGATGCTCGCCACCCAGATCGGGGCGCAGATCTTCACCGATCCGCTGGCGCTGACGTCGCCCGGCGACCCGGAGCGGGCGAGCGCCCTGATCCGCAAGGCGGCGTCGGTGAGCCACGACGGCGTGGCGCTCGATTGCGCCGCCTACCTGGGCGCGCTGCAGGCGCTGGCCTTCGAGCACCGGCCGCTGGCGGAACTGATGGCGGCCGCCGAGCCATTCGTGCACGGCGATCAGTTGCGGCGCCTGCTCGATGACGTCTGCGGTATCTGCAGCCGTGAGGCCGACTGGCGGAAGGTTCGCGCTGGGCTCGACCCGCGCCATGGCTACGGCGTGTACAATGGGCCCTGCCCGATCCTTACCAATCACGCGATGGTGCTGGCCGCCCTGTTGCTGGGCGGCGATGACTTCCGCCGGGCCGTGATGATCGCCGCCTCCGCCGGATACGACACCGACTGCAACGCCGGCAGCGTCGGATGCCTGAATGGCGTGCGGCTCGGGTTGGCAGCGATTCCGGCCGATCTGCGCGAGCCGGCGGCCGACCGCCTGTTGGTGGTGACCGCGGAGGGCGGCCGCTGCGTCAGCGACGCGGTGCTGGAAACCCGCCGCATTCTGCATGCCGGCGCGGTATTCCGCGACCGCCCCGGTCCGCCGAACCTGTCGGGCTCCGCGTATGGTGCCGAGTCTGCACGGGGTGCCGGGTCTGCACAGGGTGCCGGGTCTGCACACGGTGCAGACGCGGCCGACGATGCCGGCTTCGCACCGGTTCGGCGACCGCGGTTCGGCCTCGAGCTTCCCGGTGCGCGACAGGGGTTCGCTCCCTGCCCGCATGCCCCGGCCGGCGCCGCGCCGGTGCGCGTGGCCGGCAGCGACCAGCCGGGCATCGAGTTGCACTACCGGGACCTCACCGCCGGCTCCCGGGCATCGGTTTCGACGCCGGTGTTCCTGGACTTCGACCAAGTGGCGGACAACTTCTCCACCCATGCCAGCCCGACGCTGTACGCCACCCAGGAGGTCACCGTCCGGCTGCAGGTGCCGGCCACCGCGGCCGCCCCGGCTCCGGCGGTCGCGGCGTATGTGCTGTACTACGACGCCGCCGACGGCGTGCAGCGGCTTCGTTCTCCGGCGCACCGGCTACGACCGGGCGCCAACACGCTGCGCTGGGAGATACCGGACAATGGCGGCATGCCGCTGTTCCGCGTTGGCCTGGAGCTGCGTGCTCCGCGCGCCGCGGCGGCACCGTTGGCCGGCAGCGTGCGCCTGCTGAGCGTGGACTGGGACGGCGCCCCGCGCGACTTCCGCCAGCGCGGCATGCTGATGTCCTCCATCTGGAACCTGCGACCGCGCTGGCTGCGCGCCTGGGTCAGCGCGGCACGCGAGTTCGCGCCCGACTTCGAACTCACCTACTGCGTTTCGCACAGCGCGGACAACGGCCTGGTGACCCTCGGCACCCGCGACTGGCGCGACTACGCGGTGGAGACGCGCCTGCGCTTCAGCCTGCATCGCAGCGCCGGCGTAGTGCTGCGCACCCGCGGCCTGCGGCGTTACTATGCCGCCGTGTTCAGCGGCGGCCGGCGCCTCGCCATCGTTGCGCGCCAGGACGAGGCGACCCACGTCCTGGCCGGGGCCGACGTTCCCTACCAGATGGAGCGCCTCTACGCGCTGCGCTTCGCCGCGCACGGTGACCGCCTGTCGCTTGCCGTGGACGGCATCCCGCTGCTGGAGGCGAGCGACCACCGTTACCGCAGCGGCGGCGCCGGCTTCGTCATCGACGCGGGCACCATGCTTGCCGACGGCTTCCGAGTGCGCCGGGAGTCAGCCGCACCCGCGGCCCGCTGA